A genomic region of Planococcus kocurii contains the following coding sequences:
- the argH gene encoding argininosuccinate lyase, translated as MTKLWGGRFQKSAEQWVDEFGASIAYDQKLVMEDLEGSTAHVKMLSACEILSKEDAELILSGLATLKQKAQDGDLEFSVSNEDIHLNLEKQLIDEIGPIGGKLHTARSRNDQVATDMHLYLKNRVGEIIDAVTAFQDAIVTQAEAHVETIVPGYTHLQRAQPISFGHHLMTYFWMLQRDKERLTESLKRIDISPLGAGAMSGTTFPIDREMSAKLLGFSTVYQNSLDAVSDRDFILEFLSNSSMLMMHMSRFAEEIILWSSEEFRFIELDDTFSTGSSIMPQKKNPDMAELIRGKTGRVYGNLFGLLTTLKGLPLAYNKDLQEDKEGMFDTVHTLLGSLPIFEGMIRTMTVRTESMEKAVHTDFSNATELADYLAAKGMPFREAHDVTGKLVFTCIQRGYFLKDLPLADLQQASSLIDEDIYHTLKPRTAVERRNSLGGTGFEQVHHQLGLAKQLIG; from the coding sequence ATGACCAAACTGTGGGGCGGCCGTTTTCAAAAATCGGCCGAACAGTGGGTCGATGAATTTGGTGCTTCCATTGCTTATGACCAAAAGTTGGTCATGGAAGATTTGGAAGGCAGCACGGCGCATGTAAAAATGCTGTCTGCTTGCGAAATTCTTTCTAAAGAAGATGCAGAGCTTATTTTGTCTGGTCTTGCGACACTTAAACAAAAAGCGCAAGACGGGGATTTGGAGTTTAGCGTATCAAATGAAGACATCCACTTAAACTTAGAAAAACAGCTGATCGATGAAATAGGTCCAATTGGCGGTAAATTGCATACAGCCAGAAGTCGGAATGACCAAGTAGCGACAGATATGCATTTGTATTTGAAAAATCGTGTTGGTGAAATTATTGATGCCGTTACGGCTTTCCAAGATGCAATCGTCACGCAAGCGGAAGCGCATGTAGAAACGATTGTCCCTGGCTATACACATCTTCAGCGTGCACAGCCAATCTCGTTTGGTCATCACTTGATGACGTATTTTTGGATGTTACAGCGCGATAAAGAGCGATTAACGGAATCGTTAAAACGCATCGATATTTCACCGCTTGGAGCGGGAGCGATGTCCGGTACAACGTTCCCAATTGACCGCGAAATGTCAGCAAAACTGCTAGGATTTTCAACTGTTTATCAAAATAGTTTAGACGCTGTCAGTGACCGTGACTTTATTTTGGAATTTCTTAGCAATTCGTCGATGTTGATGATGCACATGTCGCGTTTTGCGGAAGAAATTATTCTATGGTCGAGTGAGGAATTTCGTTTTATCGAGTTAGATGATACGTTCTCTACAGGATCAAGTATTATGCCACAGAAGAAAAATCCCGATATGGCAGAATTAATACGTGGAAAAACGGGACGTGTTTACGGCAATTTATTTGGCTTGCTGACGACATTGAAAGGCCTGCCACTGGCTTATAACAAAGACTTGCAAGAAGACAAAGAAGGTATGTTTGATACGGTCCATACCTTACTGGGTTCTTTGCCGATTTTTGAAGGCATGATCCGGACCATGACAGTGCGTACAGAATCTATGGAAAAAGCGGTACACACGGATTTTTCGAATGCTACCGAATTGGCGGACTATCTTGCTGCCAAAGGGATGCCGTTTAGAGAAGCGCATGACGTGACCGGGAAACTCGTTTTCACTTGCATCCAGCGTGGATATTTCTTAAAAGATTTGCCACTTGCTGACCTTCAACAAGCAAGTTCGCTAATCGATGAAGACATTTACCATACCTTAAAGCCGAGAACTGCAGTCGAGAGAAGAAACTCACTGGGAGGCACAGGTTTTGAACAAGTACATCATCAATTGGGACTTGCCAAGCAACTCATCGGGTAA
- a CDS encoding argininosuccinate synthase: protein MTKKIVLAYSGGLDTSVAIPWLKEEGYDVVAVCLDIGEGKDLDFIKQKALQVGAVESYMIDARDEFADEYALISLQAHTLYEGKYPLVSALSRPLISKKLVEIAEATGSTAVAHGCTGKGNDQVRFEVSIKSLNPNLEVVAPVRQWGWSRDEEIAYAKLHNIPIPVNLDSPFSIDQNLWGRANECGVLENPWTTPPEEAYDITNSLETTPDTADIVEIEFVNGVPTQLNGISYSFSKLILELNEIAGKHGVGRIDHIENRLVGIKSREVYEAPAAMTLIAAHKELEDITLVKEMAHFKPVIEKKLTELIYEGLWFSPLRVALEAFLKETQVFVNGTVRVKLFKGHAIIEGRKSANSLYNEQLATYSTDDTFNHASAVGFIELWGLPTVVNSMVNKKEVAVPEDLKEKVKA, encoded by the coding sequence TTGACTAAAAAAATTGTACTCGCATACTCAGGTGGATTAGATACATCGGTGGCCATCCCGTGGCTCAAAGAAGAAGGCTACGACGTTGTCGCTGTGTGCCTGGATATCGGGGAAGGAAAAGATTTGGATTTTATTAAACAAAAAGCGCTTCAAGTGGGAGCGGTTGAAAGTTATATGATTGATGCAAGAGACGAATTTGCAGATGAATATGCATTAATCTCGTTGCAAGCTCATACATTGTATGAAGGGAAATATCCATTGGTGTCTGCCTTGTCTCGTCCACTGATTTCAAAAAAATTAGTTGAAATTGCAGAAGCAACTGGATCAACTGCAGTAGCACATGGGTGTACGGGCAAAGGCAATGATCAAGTACGTTTTGAAGTTTCGATCAAGTCGTTAAACCCAAATCTTGAAGTTGTAGCACCAGTTAGACAATGGGGATGGTCACGTGATGAAGAAATCGCTTATGCAAAACTGCATAATATTCCAATCCCAGTGAATTTGGATAGCCCATTTTCAATCGATCAAAATCTATGGGGACGTGCCAACGAATGTGGCGTATTGGAAAACCCATGGACTACTCCACCAGAAGAAGCTTATGACATTACAAATTCTCTTGAAACAACACCAGATACAGCGGATATTGTTGAAATCGAATTTGTTAACGGAGTTCCAACTCAATTAAACGGTATTTCGTACTCATTTTCTAAATTGATCTTAGAACTAAATGAGATTGCTGGGAAACATGGTGTCGGTAGAATTGACCATATTGAAAACCGTTTAGTCGGGATCAAATCTCGTGAGGTATATGAAGCTCCTGCAGCGATGACATTAATCGCAGCGCATAAAGAGTTGGAAGATATTACGTTGGTGAAAGAAATGGCTCATTTCAAACCAGTAATCGAGAAAAAATTGACTGAATTAATTTATGAAGGTTTGTGGTTCTCTCCATTACGTGTTGCACTTGAAGCATTTTTAAAAGAAACGCAAGTATTTGTTAACGGAACAGTCCGTGTGAAATTGTTTAAAGGTCATGCAATTATTGAAGGACGTAAGTCAGCAAATTCACTTTACAATGAACAATTAGCGACGTATTCGACAGATGATACATTTAACCACGCGTCTGCAGTTGGCTTTATTGAGTTATGGGGTCTTCCGACAGTTGTGAACTCTATGGTCAACAAAAAAGAAGTGGCAGTTCCTGAAGACTTAAAAGAGAAGGTGAAAGCATGA
- a CDS encoding DUF3221 domain-containing protein, protein MKKWSLFLASILLLAACSNEETEPAKTKEKDEPEMAVEQKSMTEEGFITQVDGESILVNNIYFSIPEDVNVQLSDGAKTTEGVIRDIRTGMKVSMDYQGPLAESFPMQGEAETITILTDEDSVKQSEALEAFINGEQLPKLIMMGQPIVRDNEIGFLFSNMEAGKMSEVRIDLDTHEYTISGELNE, encoded by the coding sequence TTGAAAAAATGGAGTTTATTTTTAGCTAGTATCCTGCTACTTGCAGCATGCTCAAATGAAGAAACTGAACCGGCTAAAACAAAAGAAAAAGACGAGCCGGAGATGGCAGTCGAACAAAAAAGTATGACAGAAGAAGGATTTATCACTCAAGTCGATGGAGAAAGCATCCTTGTCAATAATATCTATTTCAGCATTCCTGAAGATGTTAACGTTCAGTTAAGTGATGGCGCCAAAACGACTGAAGGTGTAATCCGTGATATTCGTACAGGGATGAAAGTTAGCATGGACTATCAAGGTCCGCTTGCAGAGTCTTTTCCTATGCAAGGAGAGGCGGAAACCATTACGATTCTAACGGACGAGGATTCTGTCAAACAATCAGAAGCACTTGAAGCATTTATCAATGGTGAGCAATTGCCAAAATTGATTATGATGGGGCAACCAATTGTTCGCGACAACGAAATCGGATTTTTGTTCAGCAATATGGAGGCAGGAAAAATGTCTGAAGTGCGTATCGATCTTGATACGCATGAATATACTATAAGTGGAGAACTAAATGAGTAA
- a CDS encoding MBL fold metallo-hydrolase: MTLHKIIIPTPFAVGDVNSYLIQGDMLTLIDAGPKTPEAWLALKAGLKEFGAEPKDVDQVVLTHHHPDHSGWVDGFENAKLYGHPYNDPWLRRDQDFFDYHDAFYLERLKEEGVPGDLHFWVKKMKRPLNLMGNRPLDMFINEGDTLPGHTEWQVLETLGHAQSHLSFWNAQTREMIGGDHVIATVSSNPLIEPPLDPALGRPKSLLQYNASLRRLLKMPIDVIYSGHGEEVRNVNELITSRLTKQHQRAMKTLGIIGKGQCTVYELTKELFAHAYEKELGLTLSETIGQIDYLLEDGSIVEQLSKDGIFYYSKV, translated from the coding sequence TTGACTTTACATAAGATTATTATTCCGACACCGTTTGCTGTAGGAGATGTTAATTCTTACTTGATACAAGGTGACATGCTAACTTTGATCGATGCCGGACCTAAAACTCCCGAAGCTTGGCTCGCTTTAAAAGCGGGACTTAAAGAATTTGGTGCAGAACCAAAAGATGTGGACCAAGTTGTACTAACGCATCATCACCCGGATCATTCCGGGTGGGTAGATGGCTTTGAGAACGCGAAATTATACGGACATCCTTATAACGATCCTTGGCTTCGCCGTGACCAAGATTTTTTTGATTACCATGACGCGTTTTACTTGGAAAGATTAAAGGAAGAAGGAGTTCCAGGCGATTTGCATTTTTGGGTTAAAAAAATGAAACGGCCCTTAAATTTAATGGGCAATCGTCCACTAGATATGTTCATTAATGAAGGAGATACGCTACCAGGACACACTGAGTGGCAAGTTCTTGAAACACTCGGACATGCACAGAGCCACTTATCATTTTGGAATGCACAGACGCGTGAAATGATTGGAGGCGATCATGTGATCGCGACCGTATCTTCCAATCCATTAATAGAACCACCACTAGATCCTGCACTCGGCCGCCCGAAATCGTTGCTTCAATATAATGCTTCGCTCAGACGCTTACTAAAAATGCCGATTGATGTGATTTACAGTGGTCATGGTGAAGAAGTACGCAATGTCAACGAATTGATTACTTCTCGTTTAACAAAGCAACATCAACGTGCCATGAAAACGCTTGGCATTATTGGGAAAGGTCAGTGCACGGTTTATGAACTGACAAAAGAACTGTTTGCTCATGCTTACGAAAAAGAATTGGGACTTACCTTATCGGAAACCATTGGCCAAATTGACTACTTGTTAGAAGACGGTTCCATCGTAGAGCAGTTGAGTAAAGATGGCATTTTCTATTACAGTAAAGTATAG
- the proC gene encoding pyrroline-5-carboxylate reductase: MKIVCVGAGSMAESMIHGWINKRIMKPEEISVMNRSDQDRLEFLSDEYGVNIVCEEQTELKDANFVLLAMKPKDVEAALSGIKEKLTGNTVILSVAAGVSIATIQKHVGDFPVARAMPNTSAKIGKSATGVAWSKHVSLEQQHELRDLLSSIGGVTVVEEEQLHAVTGVAGSGPAYIYYFAEAMTEAAIENGLSHADAKKLVRQTFAGAAEMLQQEDFAELRIKVTSPNGTTAAGLNSLAENNFKDIVGQCVTKASQRSQALGKEFK; this comes from the coding sequence ATGAAAATTGTCTGTGTTGGAGCCGGATCCATGGCCGAATCCATGATTCATGGCTGGATCAATAAGCGAATTATGAAACCAGAAGAAATTTCGGTGATGAACCGATCAGATCAGGACCGACTTGAATTTCTAAGTGACGAATATGGTGTGAATATCGTTTGCGAGGAACAAACAGAATTAAAAGATGCCAATTTCGTCTTACTTGCGATGAAACCGAAAGATGTAGAAGCAGCACTCAGTGGAATTAAAGAAAAATTGACGGGTAACACAGTTATCTTGTCTGTCGCAGCAGGCGTTTCAATTGCAACGATTCAAAAACATGTCGGGGATTTTCCAGTCGCACGTGCAATGCCGAATACTTCTGCGAAAATCGGGAAATCGGCGACCGGCGTCGCATGGAGCAAACACGTTTCTCTGGAACAGCAACATGAATTACGAGATCTACTGTCGTCGATTGGCGGTGTCACAGTCGTTGAAGAAGAACAATTGCATGCCGTTACTGGAGTTGCAGGAAGTGGACCAGCTTATATTTATTATTTTGCTGAAGCAATGACTGAAGCGGCTATTGAGAATGGATTGTCCCATGCCGATGCAAAAAAACTAGTACGCCAAACTTTTGCAGGTGCTGCTGAAATGCTGCAACAAGAAGATTTTGCTGAGTTGCGAATAAAAGTAACCAGTCCAAACGGCACAACTGCAGCGGGTCTAAACTCACTGGCAGAAAATAACTTTAAAGACATTGTCGGACAATGTGTCACGAAAGCTTCCCAACGATCTCAAGCGCTTGGAAAAGAATTTAAATAA
- the namA gene encoding NADPH dehydrogenase NamA — MAKLFESFTIKETVFKNRIVMAPMCMYQSDQEDGKITDWHRVHYPSRAVGGVGLIITEATAVQPQGRISSRDLGIWNDHQIDGQAEVVRLMKQNGAKTGIQLAHAGRKATVDGIIYSASAIAFDDSYQTPKEMSLRDIEETIEAFKNGAIRAKKAGFDVIEIHAAHGYLINQFLSPLTNKRSDLYGGNAENRYRLLKQVIDVVNEVWNGPLFVRISAHDYSDGGMTPEQYVEMSQWMKQQGVDLIDVSSGAVVPARISVFPGYQVPFAETIKKLTPIATGAVGLITSPLQAEEILQNERADMVFLARELLRDPYWAYTAAKELKAEITAPVPYERGWV, encoded by the coding sequence ATGGCAAAGCTATTTGAATCATTTACAATTAAAGAAACTGTTTTTAAAAATCGTATCGTTATGGCACCGATGTGTATGTACCAAAGCGATCAAGAAGATGGCAAAATAACAGACTGGCACCGCGTTCATTATCCAAGTCGTGCAGTCGGAGGCGTCGGTCTCATTATTACAGAAGCAACAGCAGTTCAACCACAAGGTCGCATTTCATCAAGAGATCTTGGCATTTGGAATGATCACCAGATTGATGGACAAGCAGAAGTTGTCCGGTTGATGAAACAAAACGGTGCCAAAACTGGCATTCAATTGGCACACGCTGGTAGAAAAGCAACAGTTGACGGCATTATCTATTCTGCAAGTGCTATTGCTTTTGATGACAGCTATCAAACACCCAAAGAAATGTCTTTAAGAGACATTGAAGAAACAATTGAAGCGTTTAAAAACGGAGCGATCCGCGCGAAAAAAGCCGGATTCGATGTCATCGAAATTCATGCAGCACATGGATACTTAATCAACCAATTCTTGTCTCCTTTAACCAATAAACGAAGCGACTTATACGGCGGTAACGCTGAAAACCGTTATCGTCTTTTGAAACAAGTCATAGATGTTGTCAATGAAGTATGGAATGGCCCGCTATTCGTTCGAATTTCTGCGCACGATTACAGTGATGGGGGCATGACACCAGAGCAATATGTAGAAATGTCGCAATGGATGAAACAGCAAGGCGTCGATTTAATCGATGTTAGTTCTGGTGCTGTGGTACCAGCCCGCATATCGGTATTCCCTGGCTACCAAGTACCATTTGCAGAAACCATCAAAAAGCTCACACCAATTGCGACTGGTGCAGTTGGCTTGATCACTAGTCCGTTGCAAGCAGAAGAGATACTCCAAAATGAGCGTGCAGATATGGTCTTCCTGGCACGCGAGCTGCTTCGCGACCCTTATTGGGCATATACTGCTGCTAAAGAACTTAAAGCGGAAATCACCGCTCCAGTGCCGTATGAACGTGGTTGGGTATAA